Genomic segment of candidate division WOR-3 bacterium:
AAAGAGAGGATTTTGTTTCCAGAACATTCAATGAGATGTTCAAGAAGATGAAGTCAAAAGAAGAAACACTGATTGAATTTTCCGCTTATATCGCCCACGAATTCAGAAATTCCATTGGAGCGATTACCGGACTGGCGCGCCTGATTGAAAAAGGTAAGCGGCCGGCGTCCGATATTATTGATGAATGCCGTACAATGGAGGAATTGATCAACAGACTTCTTGAATACTCCCGACCGCTCAAACCGGATTTCAGCCGGATTGATATGAAACAGCTGATAGACGACGCCCTTAAACGGACTTCCATTCCTGAAAGAATAGCGGTCGAAAAGGAGATAATGGTCGACATCCCGGATTTCAGGGGTGACTATGAACTTTTGCTTATGGCGGTTGCCAATCTGTTGAAGAATTGTGTTGAATCGATAACCGGCAAAGGAAGGATTGAGATCAACGCCGGTGTTGAGGATGAAGTGGTTGTGCTGTCTGTGGCTGATAACGGCGTCGGGATTGAAAAAGAGGAGCTGGATAAGATTTTTAATCCATTTTATTCCAGGAAAGAAGAAGGCATGGGATTGGGACTCGCCTATGTAAAGAAGATCGTTGAGCTCCACAGCGGCAGGATAAGTGTTAAGAGCAAAAAGGGTGAGGGCACGACATTCACCTTAGTCTTTCCCTTGAGGTAAGCGAGAGATATAAACCTTGATTTTCCATAAAAATCGGATATATTTACAATTAAGGAGAGTACATGGAGCAATTTCTAAAAAGAATTATTGACAATTTAAAGACAAAAAGAGTTGATTACGGTGACGTAAGATTTGTTGAGCAGGAGGTTGAGATAATCGTTCTTAAAAACGGTGTCATCGAGGCGATCTCGCACATTTCAGACAGCGGTTTCGGGGTCAGGGTTTTAAAAGATTCTGCCTGGGGTTTTTCTTCCTCAAATATCATTAAAAAAAGCGAGGCGGATAGAGTGACAAACGATGCCCTGAAGATCGCCCGTGCTTCGGCAACGGTTAAGTCAAAAACATTCTTTCTTTCTCCGCTGAAACCTCAGAAAGGAACATATACCACAATGCTTAAGGAAAATCCTATGGACGTCGCCCTGGATAAAAAACTCGACCTGCTGATGGCTTGCGACAGAATCATGGCTGAGGACAAAAGGATCAAGGTCAGGACCGGATTTATGAGATTCAAGAGGGTCAAGACACATTTTGCTTCGACCGAAGGAGCTCTTATAAAACAGAAGATGGTCTTTTCCGGAGGCAGTCTGAAGGTTTTTGCAATGGAAGATGGAGAGATGCAGTCGCGTTCTTATGGAAATTATAATCAGGCGGGATACGAATTCATTCAGAAATTGAAGTTTCTTGAGAATGCGGCACGGATCAGGGAAGAAGTATTGATGCTGTTGAAAGCAAAGCCGTGTCCGGACGTGAAGACGACCCTTATTCTCGACGCTGAACAGATGGTTCTGCAGACCCATGAATCCTGTGGCCATCCGACTGAACTGGATCGTGTTCTGGGGACTGAAGCGTCTTACGCCGGGACGAGTTTTTTGACGACGGACAAGCTGAATAAGTTCAAATACGGTTCAGAGGTGGTGAATATCGTCGCCGACGCCACAACCCCCGGCGGACTCGGTACATTCGGCTGGGACGATGAAGGGGTTCCCGGTCAAAAGGTTTATCTTGTGAAGAACGGGATTTTCGTCGGTTACCTGAGTTCGCGGGAGACCGCGCCGATTGTCAACAGCCGGTCGAGCGGCGCCATGCGTGCGGACGGATGGAATCGAATTCCTCTTATCAGAATGACCAATATCAACCTGGTGCCCGGTACCTGGAGCTTTGAAGATATGATCGCCGATACTGACAGCGGTATCTTTATGACGACGAACAAATCGTGGTCGATCGATGATAAACGGTTGAATTTCCAGTTCGGTTGCGAACTTGCACGAAAGATTGAGAATGGAAAGTTGACCGAGGTTTACAAGAACCCGCTCTATGCCGACATCACCCCTCGTTTCTGGAACAGTTGTGACGCCTTCGGTGATAAAAAGAGCTGGCAGCTTTTCGGCGTACCCAATTGCGGAAAGGGTGAGCCGGGACAGACCGCTTTTGTCGGACACGGCACTGTGCCCGCCCGCTTCAGAGATGTTCAGGTGGGAATCAAAAAATAGTGGAGTCCGATGACGAATACAGCAGGTTCTTGATGAAGAAGATAATGATTCTGTCGGTCGGGCTGCTGTGTAGTTGTGCTTACTTCAATACATTTTACAACGCCCAGAACTATTATCGACAGGGAATGAAGCTGGTCGTTAATGATACACTCAAGGTTGATTCCGAATTTTTCGATAAGACGATAGAAAAAGCCACTGCGGTGATTGTG
This window contains:
- a CDS encoding HAMP domain-containing histidine kinase, with protein sequence MKSSYPKNISIISIVFISLILFLAIVNFYISIQFRNEFIIFEHNRITRIAGLCSYYLRTYEGKELNSLLRNLGNSFELRDLIITDTLGMVIYDSRRLPLDFTTTNERVDFTVEFKRLPGPAEVLHQKDAFLYHNEAPPFYFYTTFLSPYTAAFDRLFKWHIFYITLSLLFIGFLGIFLIRNLFLPMRYVANLAKELGVEMQREDFVSRTFNEMFKKMKSKEETLIEFSAYIAHEFRNSIGAITGLARLIEKGKRPASDIIDECRTMEELINRLLEYSRPLKPDFSRIDMKQLIDDALKRTSIPERIAVEKEIMVDIPDFRGDYELLLMAVANLLKNCVESITGKGRIEINAGVEDEVVVLSVADNGVGIEKEELDKIFNPFYSRKEEGMGLGLAYVKKIVELHSGRISVKSKKGEGTTFTLVFPLR
- a CDS encoding TldD/PmbA family protein → MEQFLKRIIDNLKTKRVDYGDVRFVEQEVEIIVLKNGVIEAISHISDSGFGVRVLKDSAWGFSSSNIIKKSEADRVTNDALKIARASATVKSKTFFLSPLKPQKGTYTTMLKENPMDVALDKKLDLLMACDRIMAEDKRIKVRTGFMRFKRVKTHFASTEGALIKQKMVFSGGSLKVFAMEDGEMQSRSYGNYNQAGYEFIQKLKFLENAARIREEVLMLLKAKPCPDVKTTLILDAEQMVLQTHESCGHPTELDRVLGTEASYAGTSFLTTDKLNKFKYGSEVVNIVADATTPGGLGTFGWDDEGVPGQKVYLVKNGIFVGYLSSRETAPIVNSRSSGAMRADGWNRIPLIRMTNINLVPGTWSFEDMIADTDSGIFMTTNKSWSIDDKRLNFQFGCELARKIENGKLTEVYKNPLYADITPRFWNSCDAFGDKKSWQLFGVPNCGKGEPGQTAFVGHGTVPARFRDVQVGIKK